A single region of the Nocardioides aquaticus genome encodes:
- the mltG gene encoding endolytic transglycosylase MltG — translation MSEPEGDLAQITRDDEARGGARGRRGPRLSGCLPVLVVLAIIVGLGYVGVTKGQEALEDYFADPADYSGPGRGEVAFQVAEGDTVAEIGRKLKDQDVVASVEAFIETANGDDRATGIQVGYYELRRKMASTEALSVLVDPGNLVNTTVTVPEGLRVVDVVDILAEETEFPRQRFEAVLDEPGRIGLPDYAGGDPEGYLFPSTYAFSPEDTPLTMLTAMVDRWRQAADDADLEAAAEALGYTPHELMTVASLVEAEGRGDDMPKVARVIYNRLENPDTSGTNGLLQIDAAVNFALGREPIARLTTDQIESVSDSPYNTYTQPGLPPGPIEAPGDAAIAAAAAPADGPWYYYATVNLETGETKFTESYEEFLGFRAELDEYCATQSDRC, via the coding sequence ATGAGCGAGCCCGAGGGCGACCTCGCGCAGATCACCCGGGACGACGAGGCCCGTGGCGGTGCGCGGGGCCGGCGCGGCCCCCGGCTGTCGGGCTGCCTGCCGGTGCTGGTGGTGCTGGCGATCATCGTGGGTCTCGGCTACGTCGGGGTGACCAAGGGCCAGGAGGCCCTCGAGGACTACTTCGCCGACCCGGCCGACTACAGCGGCCCCGGCCGCGGCGAGGTCGCCTTCCAGGTCGCCGAGGGCGACACGGTCGCCGAGATCGGGCGCAAGCTGAAGGACCAGGACGTGGTGGCCTCGGTCGAGGCGTTCATCGAGACGGCCAACGGCGACGACCGGGCGACGGGCATCCAGGTCGGCTACTACGAGCTGCGCCGGAAGATGGCGTCGACCGAGGCGCTGTCGGTGCTGGTCGACCCGGGCAACCTGGTGAACACCACCGTGACGGTGCCCGAGGGCCTGCGGGTCGTCGACGTGGTCGACATCCTGGCCGAGGAGACCGAGTTCCCCCGGCAGCGGTTCGAGGCCGTGCTGGACGAGCCCGGCCGGATCGGCCTGCCGGACTACGCCGGGGGCGACCCCGAGGGCTACCTGTTCCCCTCCACCTACGCCTTCAGCCCCGAGGACACCCCGCTCACGATGCTGACCGCGATGGTCGACCGGTGGCGCCAGGCCGCCGACGACGCCGACCTCGAGGCCGCCGCCGAGGCGCTCGGCTACACGCCGCACGAGCTGATGACCGTGGCCAGCCTGGTCGAGGCCGAGGGCCGCGGCGACGACATGCCGAAGGTGGCCCGGGTGATCTACAACCGCCTGGAGAACCCGGACACGTCGGGCACGAACGGGCTGCTGCAGATCGACGCCGCCGTCAACTTCGCGCTCGGCCGGGAGCCGATCGCGCGGCTGACGACCGACCAGATCGAGTCGGTGTCCGACTCGCCGTACAACACCTACACCCAGCCCGGCCTGCCGCCGGGCCCGATCGAGGCACCGGGCGACGCGGCCATCGCCGCGGCGGCCGCGCCGGCCGACGGTCCCTGGTACTACTACGCGACGGTCAACCTGGAGACGGGCGAGACCAAGTTCACCGAGAGCTACGAGGAGTTCCTCGGCTTCCGGGCCGAGCTCGACGAGTACTGCGCGACGCAGTCCGACCGCTGCTGA
- the ruvX gene encoding Holliday junction resolvase RuvX, producing MRHGVRLGLDPGDARIGVARSDPSGMLATPLDTVRRGKDDVRRIRRLTEESEAVEVVVGLPRSLSGREGPAAVKVREFADRLARRLSPVPVRLVDERLSTVSAESTLRSRGRHGQDRRAVVDMAAAVVILQHALDIERGTGQAPGELVPGPTDHAADAPADAAAPDAAPDEKETR from the coding sequence GTGCGCCACGGCGTACGGCTCGGCCTCGACCCCGGCGACGCGCGGATCGGGGTGGCCCGCAGCGACCCCTCCGGCATGCTCGCCACGCCCCTGGACACGGTGCGCCGCGGCAAGGACGACGTCCGCCGGATCCGCCGCCTGACCGAGGAGTCGGAGGCCGTCGAGGTCGTCGTCGGACTCCCGCGCTCGCTGTCCGGTCGCGAGGGACCCGCGGCGGTCAAGGTCCGCGAGTTCGCCGACCGGCTGGCCCGTAGGCTCAGCCCCGTGCCGGTCCGCCTGGTCGACGAGAGGCTCAGCACCGTGAGCGCCGAGTCGACGCTCCGCTCGCGCGGTCGCCACGGCCAGGACCGGCGCGCCGTGGTCGACATGGCCGCCGCGGTCGTCATCCTTCAGCATGCGCTCGACATCGAGCGGGGGACCGGCCAGGCTCCCGGTGAGCTGGTCCCGGGCCCCACCGACCACGCTGCCGACGCCCCCGCTGACGCCGCCGCACCCGACGCCGCACCCGACGAGAAGGAGACCCGATGA
- the alaS gene encoding alanine--tRNA ligase, giving the protein MDTAAIRAAFTAHFEAAGHTVVPSASLLAADPTLLFVNAGMVPFKPYFLGDETPPYDRATSIQKCVRTPDIEDVGKTTRHGTFFEMCGNFSFGDYFKQTAIELAWDLVTKPLADGGWGLDESRLYPSVFVDDPEAVDLWRQVTGLPTERVVKLGAKENYWSMGVPGPGGPCSEILYDRGPAYGPEADFTALGPDMPTELEDRYVEIWNLVFMQDDLSAVRSKSDFDVAGSLPQRNIDTGMGLERVAMLLQGVENMYEIDVMRPVIDRAAELAGKTYGADPVDDVRLRVVGDHVRSSMMLIGDGVVPGNEGRGYVLRRLLRRAVRSVRLLGYEDPALPELMPVSRDKMGQTYTDLVRDWERISSVAYAEEEAFRSTLRAGTTIFDQASARLRGSGATQLPGDQAFALHDTYGFPIDLTLEMAAEQGLAVDEDGFRRLMAEQRDRAKADARSKKGAHRDATAYRAVADDLGRPVEFVGYADVVAEGTVRGLISAGGAVGSASVGEEVEVVLDRTPFYAEGGGQLADEGVVELDNGARLAVRDVQSPVTGLVVHRATVLSGEVSVGLGAHSVVDLERRRSISRAHTATHMVHKAFREALGETATQAGSENAPGRFRFDFSATGAVPTSVLADVEARVNDVVLDDLAVEAEVMTQAEAVASGAMALFGEKYGDQVRVVSVGDWARELCGGTHAGRSGQLGVVKLLGESSIGSGVRRVEALVGGDAYRFLARENVLVNQLTDALKVRREQLPERVEDLVTRLRAAEKEIDKVRVAALLSSGGELAAAAEDVAGVKVVAHRVDGAAAGDVRQLALDVRGRMPAAVPGVVVVVGVDGGKVAVVAATTDEARARGLSANDLVRAVGPFVDGRGGGKADVAQGGGADATRVEEALAEVRRVVAAAVAG; this is encoded by the coding sequence ATGGACACCGCCGCGATCCGCGCCGCCTTCACGGCCCACTTCGAGGCCGCCGGGCACACGGTGGTCCCGTCGGCGTCGCTGCTCGCGGCCGACCCCACGCTGCTGTTCGTCAACGCCGGCATGGTGCCGTTCAAGCCGTACTTCCTGGGTGACGAGACCCCGCCGTACGACCGGGCCACCAGCATCCAGAAGTGCGTGCGCACGCCCGACATCGAGGACGTCGGCAAGACCACCCGGCACGGCACCTTCTTCGAGATGTGCGGCAACTTCTCGTTCGGCGACTACTTCAAGCAGACGGCGATCGAGCTGGCCTGGGACCTCGTCACCAAGCCGCTGGCCGACGGCGGCTGGGGCCTGGACGAGTCGCGGCTCTACCCGAGCGTGTTCGTCGACGACCCCGAGGCCGTCGACCTGTGGCGCCAGGTCACCGGCCTGCCGACCGAGCGGGTCGTGAAGCTCGGCGCGAAGGAGAACTACTGGTCGATGGGCGTCCCCGGGCCCGGAGGCCCGTGCTCGGAGATCCTCTACGACCGCGGGCCGGCGTACGGGCCCGAGGCGGACTTCACCGCCCTCGGCCCCGACATGCCCACCGAGCTCGAGGACCGCTACGTCGAGATCTGGAACCTCGTCTTCATGCAGGACGACCTGTCGGCCGTACGCAGCAAGTCCGACTTCGACGTCGCCGGGTCGCTGCCGCAGCGCAACATCGACACCGGGATGGGCCTGGAGCGGGTCGCGATGCTCCTCCAGGGCGTCGAGAACATGTACGAGATCGACGTGATGCGCCCGGTCATCGACCGCGCCGCCGAGCTGGCCGGCAAGACCTACGGCGCCGACCCGGTCGACGACGTGCGGCTGCGCGTGGTCGGCGACCACGTGCGCAGCTCGATGATGCTGATCGGCGACGGCGTCGTGCCCGGCAACGAGGGCCGCGGGTACGTCCTGCGCCGCCTGCTGCGCCGCGCGGTCCGCTCGGTGCGCCTGCTCGGCTACGAGGACCCCGCGCTGCCCGAGCTGATGCCGGTCAGCCGCGACAAGATGGGCCAGACCTACACCGACCTGGTGCGCGACTGGGAGCGGATCTCCTCGGTCGCCTACGCCGAGGAGGAGGCCTTCCGCTCGACGCTGCGCGCCGGCACCACGATCTTCGACCAGGCCAGCGCCCGGCTCCGCGGCAGCGGCGCGACGCAGCTGCCCGGCGACCAGGCCTTCGCGCTGCACGACACGTACGGCTTCCCGATCGACCTGACCCTGGAGATGGCCGCCGAGCAGGGCCTGGCCGTCGACGAGGACGGCTTCCGCCGGCTGATGGCCGAGCAGCGCGACCGCGCCAAGGCCGACGCCCGGTCCAAGAAGGGCGCGCACCGCGACGCCACCGCCTACCGCGCCGTGGCCGACGACCTGGGCCGCCCGGTGGAGTTCGTCGGGTACGCCGACGTGGTCGCCGAGGGCACCGTGCGTGGTCTGATCAGCGCCGGCGGCGCGGTCGGCTCGGCCTCGGTGGGCGAGGAGGTCGAGGTCGTCCTGGACCGCACCCCGTTCTACGCCGAGGGCGGCGGGCAGCTGGCCGACGAGGGCGTCGTCGAGCTCGACAACGGCGCCCGGCTGGCCGTGCGCGACGTGCAGAGCCCGGTCACCGGTCTGGTCGTCCACCGGGCGACGGTGCTGTCCGGCGAGGTCAGCGTCGGGCTCGGCGCGCACAGCGTCGTGGACCTCGAGCGCCGCCGGTCGATCTCGCGCGCCCACACCGCGACCCACATGGTCCACAAGGCCTTCCGTGAGGCGCTGGGGGAGACCGCGACCCAGGCCGGGTCCGAGAACGCCCCCGGCCGGTTCCGCTTCGACTTCTCCGCCACCGGCGCCGTGCCGACCTCGGTCCTGGCCGACGTCGAGGCCCGCGTCAACGACGTCGTGCTGGACGACCTCGCGGTCGAGGCCGAGGTGATGACGCAGGCCGAGGCCGTCGCCTCCGGCGCGATGGCGCTGTTCGGCGAGAAGTACGGCGACCAGGTGCGCGTGGTCTCGGTCGGCGACTGGGCGCGCGAGCTCTGCGGCGGCACCCACGCCGGCCGCTCCGGCCAGCTCGGGGTCGTCAAGCTGCTCGGGGAGAGCTCGATCGGCTCCGGCGTGCGCCGGGTCGAGGCGCTGGTCGGCGGCGACGCGTACCGGTTCCTGGCCCGCGAGAACGTCCTGGTCAACCAGCTCACCGACGCGCTGAAGGTGCGCCGTGAGCAGCTGCCCGAGCGGGTCGAGGACCTCGTCACCCGGTTGCGTGCCGCGGAGAAGGAGATCGACAAGGTCCGCGTGGCGGCGCTGCTGTCCTCCGGCGGTGAGCTGGCCGCGGCCGCCGAGGACGTCGCGGGCGTCAAGGTCGTCGCGCACCGCGTCGACGGCGCGGCCGCGGGCGACGTGCGCCAGCTGGCCCTCGACGTGCGCGGCCGGATGCCGGCCGCGGTGCCCGGGGTCGTGGTGGTCGTCGGCGTCGACGGCGGGAAGGTCGCGGTCGTGGCCGCCACCACCGACGAGGCCCGCGCCCGCGGGCTCTCGGCCAACGACCTCGTCCGCGCGGTCGGCCCGTTCGTCGACGGGCGCGGCGGCGGCAAGGCCGACGTGGCGCAGGGCGGGGGCGCCGACGCCACCCGCGTCGAGGAGGCCCTGGCCGAGGTGCGCCGCGTGGTCGCCGCCGCGGTGGCGGGCTGA